Below is a window of Fulvitalea axinellae DNA.
TGGGCCGAGCGGATGCCCGAGGCGTTGGTGTTCTTTTATAAATAACCCTGACTGGCGATTTGGAGCCGGAAGAGTAAAAACGGGGGCGGAAGTTATGGACTGTTCATGACTTTGCCTTAATTTTATTCTTCCGGTTTCTTTTTCCTTATGGACAGAGCCGCGCTGATTTTCAAATTTTATCTTACCAGAATAAAATGGGAGCATTTAATATAGGCGACAGAGTCCGTCTACTGAAAAGTAACGAAGAGGGCGTCGTAACGAAAATAAACGAGAAAAGGGCCACGGCCGAAATCGAGATCGAAGACGGATTTCAGATCGAAGTTTTGGCCAAAGAACTGGTTCTGATTTCTCAGGAAGAGAAAAAACATTTCGGCAAATCTAGAACCGAGGAAGTTAGCCCAGGAAAAAAAGAAAAGAAAAACCGCTACGAAGCGCCGGAACTCAGCGCCGACAAAGGTATTTTCCTGGCTTTTTTCGATCATGGCAACGACTTGCTGTCAGTTTACCTGATCAACAATACCGACTACGAAGTCGTGTACTCCGCTTCTGATCTTATTCAGACTTCGCACAAAGGAATCATGGCCGGGTCTCTTTTGAGAAAATCGAAAATCAAGATCCGCGAAGTGAACCTCAAGCGTTTCGAGAGCTGGGCTACGATGTGTTTCCGTTTTATGTTCCACTCGCAGGATTTCTTCTCCAAGACCGAATTTTTCGAGAAAAAGCTGAAATTCAAAGCCTCGGGCTTCCATAAAGGCAAGCGCCTTGCGCCGATTTTGGAAAAAGAAGGTTACGTATTCCAACTCGACGTTGACGCTCCGAAAGTGGATCCTGAAAAACTGAAAGAAAGCCTTACGGACAAAGCCAAAAAAGCGGAGCCGAAAGAGGAAAGGCACGATGTGGTGAAGCCTCCGGCCGTAGTGGATTTGCATATCGAAAAGCTGACGGACGATCACGCTTTCATGTCCAATAGCGAAATGCTGAAGCTTCAGTTGAAGACTTTTCAGGATAGTCTGGACAACGCTATCGCCTCGGGAATGGGCGAAATCACGTTTATCCACGGCTTGGGCAACGGCGTTTTGCGCGACGAAATCCAGAAAACGTTGAGCAAAGACACCAGAATCCAATTTTTCCAAGACGCTCAAAAGAGCAGATTCGGTTATGGAGCTACGCTTGTAAGGATTTTCTAAGTAGAAGATAATTATTTTCTCCGGCAGGAAGATTTCCGTTATGCGACAAGGACAAGTCACGTAACGGATGTTTTCTGCCGGAGTTTTTTTTGCCCTTTCCCGACTCTGATAGGGTGTTTTCGCCGGAGGCTGTATTGCTGTGCGAAATGCGGAATTGTTTGTGGAGACTTTTTTGCGCCGAGTACCGTTCCCGGAAAACCGGTATGGATTTATAGGCTTATTCCCACCGCTTGTCATGAAAGCTTACGTAAGGCTTTGGGTGCTGAAACATCATTTGGAACGGAATTTCGTCACTAAATAATAGCAAAGGGAAGCTTATTTTGCGATTGGTTGCAGAGTTTGGCGCAAAAGCGCGTACATTTGCGACTGATCGCAAGCGGCCTTATCGCTGCCGTCAGAGCTTCGGCCGAAGACGGTAGAGGAAAGTCCGGGCAACACAGAGCGTCGTACTTCCTAACGGGAAGGCGCCCTTCGGGGTGACAGCCAGTGCCACAGAAAACAGACCGCCGCGTTAGCGGTAAGGGTGAAAAGGTGGGGTAAGAGCCCACCGCGTTTCGGGTGACCGCGACGGCATGGTAAACCTTACGAGTTGAAAGACCAAATAGGCTGGTGTTTCCGTTTCGGCGGAAAAGGGGTTGCTCGCCCTAGCCAGTGGGTAGGTTGATGGAGCGTACTGGCGACGGTACGCCCAGATAAATGATAAGGGCCTCATCTGAGGTACAGGACCCGGCTTACAAGCTTGCGATTTCTTTTTTCCCCTCCCTTTGCGCAGAGTTTAGGATCAACAACCAAACTGTAGCGCATATGCCAAAAATCTTACTGATTGATGACGAGAGAAGCATCCGCATGACCTTGAAGGAAATCCTCGAATACGAGGATTATGCCGTCATAGAGGCCGAGGATGGCCAGCAGGGCTTGGAAATGCTGGCCAATGAGAAGTACGACGCCGTGCTGTGCGATGTGAGGATGCCGAATATGGACGGGGTTCAAGTCTTGGAAAATGCCCGCAAAATGGGTATTGACTGCCCGTTTATTATGATCAGTGCTCACGGTACTATCGAGACGGCCGTGGAAGCCACGAAAAAGGGAGCTTTTGATTTTATCCAGAAGCCACCGGACTTGAATCGTCTGTTGCTGACTATGCGCAACGCTTTGGACAAAACCCAATTGGTAAAAGAGGTCAAAGTGCTTAAAAAACGTGTGCTTCGCCAAGATCAGATTATAGGGCGTTCGGCCCCAATCCGTAGGGTTTTCGATTCCATAGAGAAAGTCGGACCGACAGAGGCCCGGGTTCTTATTACAGGACCGAACGGAAGCGGAAAGGAACTGGTGGCCAAAGCGATTCATAACAAGAGCCCGAGATCGGCCAAACCGATGATTGAGGTGAACTGTGCGGCCATTCCGGCGGAACTTATCGAAAGCGAGCTTTTCGGACATGAGAAAGGATCGTTTACCTCCGCAGTGAAGCAACGCAAAGGCAAATTCGAGCTGGCGCAGGGCGGTACTTTGTTTTTGGACGAAGTCGGTGATATGAGTCTTTCTGCGCAGGCTAAAGTGCTCCGGGCTCTTCAGGAAAAGAAAATCACGAGAGTCGGTGGCGACAAGGCGATCAACGTCGATGTGCGTGTATTGGCGGCTACAAACAAGAACCTTCGGGATGAAATAGAGAAAGGAAACTTCCGCGAAGACCTTTACCATCGTTTGAGCGTGATATTGATCCGCGTACCGCCTTTGAAAGACCGTACGGACGATATTCCGCTGTTGGTGGAGAAGTTCTTGGCCGATATCGCCAGTGAGTACAGAAGCCCGAAACGGAGTATTGACAACGAGGCTGTGGACGAGCTGAAAAAATCGGACTGGACCGGAAATATCCGGCAATTACGCAATGTGGTGGAACGTCTCGTGATTATGGGCGGAGATACCATCAGCGTACACGATGTCCAATGTTATTCCGATTTTTAGGATGTGTTGATCCTGAAAAAATCGATATAAAAAATGGTTACCGGAACGGGAAAATAGATTTCCCTCGGTAACCATTTTTTTTGACTGGCACTTAGCGTGTCGTCAAAAGTCTTTTGTTAGGCATTTTCGCCGGGCTGTTGCTTCGCTTGCTGAACCTTTTCAGATTTTTTAAGGTCTTTTTTAGCGTAAGTCGGACAAGTGTACTGGGCGCAAGAGGCCAATCCGAAAACCGCGAAGGCCAAAATAAAGAGTTTCGCTTTCATGATTTATGCAATTTGAATTTTGATATCAATCTAGTGAGTCCGCAAATTACGAAAACTATTGTAATATAGTCATTTGCTTTAATAATATTTGTACTCCACTTGTTTTTACTTTTAACGATTGTCTTTCCAATTTCAATCAAAAGCCAACAGGTTCACAGCCAATATCATACCGCCATTAGGCTACAGCCCCGAACATCGGAATTATCGAACCTCCCGAGGATTTCAAGTTGCCCGTCCGGGTGGATCCGTCCGATGTCCTGTGTTTCGATAAAACAGCAGGAATGGACGTTGGCTAAGTCGATTACGTTGATGCCTCCGCTACCTTTGTTTATATAACTGAACGGGTCAGTTGATTCCCTGAGCAGAATCCGCATGCTTCCCTTGGTTTGGAAAATGCCCTCGCCTTTGGAATAGGCTTGCGAAAGCAGTTCGGTCATGCCGTATTCCGAGTGGATGGAAGGGGAATTAAAGGCTGAACCCAAAAAGTCGTGAACTTCCTGACGAACCATTTCTTTGCGCCGGCCTTTCATGCCTCCCGTTTCCATTATTACACAGTCGGACAAGTCGGTATCGTGCTGTTCGGCCAAATCAAGCAGGCCGAAGGTTACCCCTATTATAAAGCACTTTTTGCCGTTTTTTCGGGCATTGTCCACCGCTTCCAAAAGCGCTTCGTGGTTGTTAAGGTAAAAACCTCCGTGGCCGGAAACATCGATGAAATGTTTGACCATAGCGACAAGGGAAGAATTGTCGCGTTCGAGGTAGGAGGGGAGCAGTCCCAGAAATGAATACTCTTCCAAAGGACCGTAGAATTCCTGAAAAATCTGTTCGGCGATTTTCAGATAGAATTCCAGCGAAAAAACGTGGTGCTTGGATGTTTCCATTCCCGTAGTTCCGCTGCTTTCGAACGTTTTTTCGGGAATCCAATTTCCCGTGGCCACTTTGTGGGTTTTGAAAAACGAGATCGGCAGGAACGTGATATCGCGGAGCGTCTTGGCCTTTTCGGGGTCACGGCCCAAAGATTGGATGTATTCCCGATAAACGGGATTGTATTTGCTCTGGAAGCGGTAAAGTTCCAGTGCCAAATTTTCAAAATCTGCTTTATTAGTGCCGAGAACCCTGTTTTGGTACTCGCGTATCATCTCAACAACTTCCATTATATGACGATTTCGTCTGGTTTATATCTAAAAAACGCGGTAAGCGTCCTGCGGTTTTCTGAAATAATCCGTAATATTGACCTCACTTTCAGCAATCCTTTCGTTACCTGATGTAAGCCGGCTTTTGGTGGCTTGCCGAATCTTCAGGGCAAAACGTTTACGAAAATGCAAAAAGAATCCCTAATCAAAAAATATAACGTGCCTGCGCCACGCTACACGAGCTATCCGACTGTTCCGTTTTGGGACGGAGACCAGCCCGAAAAAGCCGAGTGGTTCAAGGCGGTGAAGGACACCTTTGACCGGACCAACCGCGACAAGGGAATCAGCCTTTATTTCCATATGCCTTTTTGCGAAAGTCTGTGCACCTATTGCGGATGCAACAAGAGGATCACGAAAAACCATTCGGTGGAGGAGCGTTATGTAGCCGTGGTGTTGAAGGAATGGGAAACGTACCTGAAAGTGCTCGGCGAGCGTCCGCTTATTCAGGAAATCCACATTGGCGGGGGAACACCCACGTTTTTCTCTCCGGAAAATTACCGCTGGATGTTCGGGGAAATCTCAAAGTCGGCGGATTATGGCGAAGGTCACGATTTCAGCTTTGAAGGACATCCCAACAACACTACGGAAGCGCATTTGGAAGCTTTCCGCGAGTTGGGCTTCAATAGGGTGAGTTACGGCGTTCAGGATTTCGATCTGAAAGTCCAGCAGACGATTAACAGAATTCAGCCTTACAAAAACGTAAAGATAGTTACCGACGCTTCCAGGAAGTTGGGTTACGAGTCCGTAAACTTCGATTTGGTGTACGGCCTTCCGTTTCAGACTTTGGACGTGATTCGTCATACTATTAATAAGGTGGCGGAACTGATGCCTGATCGTATCGCGTTTTACAGTTACGCTCACGTGCCGTGGGTAAGCCCCGGGCAGCGGGCTTATACGGAAGCCGATTTGCCTAGCGATTCTTACAAAAGGGAGCTTTACGAACTCGGCAAGAGCATGTTGCTTGAGTTGGGGTATAAAGATATCGGGATGGACCACTTTGCGTTGGAACACGACGATCTTTATAAAGCGTTTAAGGAAGAGCGCCTCCACAGAAACTTTATGGGCTATACGACGAACCAAACCGAATTGATGATCGGGATGGGATGTTCGTCGATCAGTGACGCCAAAACCGCGTTTGCCCAGAATATCAAGAAAGTGGAAGATTACGAAAAGGCGGTGAACGAAACGGATTGGGCCGTGTATCGCGGTCATTTCCTCAGCAAAGAGGATTCGGTGATTCGCGAAGCCATCTTGGAGCTGATTTGTCACAATACTTTGGCGCTTACTCCTGAGATTAAGGAGACTTTGGACAAAGCCGCTTGGGATCAGCTTGAGGTGTTCAAGAAAGAGGGAATCATCACGCTTGAGCCGGAAAGAGTAAGCTTGACGGAATTGGGCTTGCCGTTTATCCGTAACGTGTGTACGGTATTCGACGCTAGGCTGAGACGCAAAAAAATCAGCGAAGACAAACCTATTTTCAGTAAATCGATATAAAAACCGAGGCCTTAGGGGCGGATTGGTTTTAAAGCGAAAGCCTGGCGCAAAAGTGCCGGGCTTTCGTGTTTTTTTGTCAGGAAATCTGGCAACCGAAGTCCAGCAAGTGTTTGTAAAGACGGTCGATGGGCAATCCCATTACGTTATAGAATGAGCCTTCGATGCCCGTAACGGCCACTTTCCCGATCCATTCCTGAATTCCGTAGGCGCCGGCTTTGTCGAAGGGTTTGTATTTTTCCACATAATAATCGATTTCAGTATCGGAAAGCTCTTTGAAATCGACTTTGGTGGTGGAGGCGAAGCTTTTGTAGCGTTCGGAGCTACGTACGCAAACGCCGGTCATCACTTTATGACGCTTGCCGGAGAGCGAACGCAACATGCTTTTCGCCTCTTCCGGCCCTTCGGGTTTTCCGAGGATTTCGTCATTTAGGATGACCACCGTGTCGGAAGTGATCAGCACTTCGTCGTCGGCCAATTTGGCTGGGTAAGCGTTTGATTTTTTTACCGCCAGATATTCCGCCACGCTAGAGGCTTCCAACGTGTCCGGAAAGCTTTCGTCGGCGTTGATGGCGCAGGCGGTGAACCCGAAGCCGGTTTCCCGCAACATCTCTTGCCTGCGGGGCGACCCGGACGCCAGAATGATTTTCTTCTTAGTCATATTTCTGAGTAAATAAACGGACGGTAACGCGTCGGGCTTTGTGAGTCGGCCAAGGCCGGTTGATGTGCGGATTATTTGCCCGAGAGTCCCGAGTTCCATTGTTTTAATTCTTTTTTGTATTCCAATTCCCGAAGGTCCACAGGGAGTACCCTTGAGACTTCTTGTAGTATAGTTACCCCGTATAGAACATCAGCTGACGCCATTGTTCGCTTGTTATGCGTTACGATGATAAACTGCGAATCTTTGGAAAACTCTTTTATGATCTTGCTGAATTTGTCAATGTTAGCGTCGTCAAGTGGAGCGTCCACCTCGTCGAAGATGCAGAACGGCGCCGGTTTGAGCAAATAAATGGCAAACAGGAGCGAGGTAGCCGTCAGTGTTTTTTCGCCACCAGACAGTTGATTGATCGTTTGTGGGCGCTTGCCTTTCGGCTTGGCCATAATTTCGATCTTGGATTCCAGCGGGTTTGATGGATCAACCAAAACCAAATCACAGTCGTCTTCTTTATTGAAGAGAGTTCGGAACACTTTGATGAAGTTTTCTTTTATCTGATGAAAAGCATCGAGGAAAGTGTTGCGGGCTACGGTTTCGATTTCGTCGATGGTGTCCATCAGCGAGCCTTTGGCGTTTTCCAGATCCTGTTTTTGCCCGGTTATAAACTCGAAGCGCTGTTTGATTTCTTCGAAAGCTTCCATGGCCATCGGGTTTACTGCGCCGATTTTTTCCAGTTTGCTTTTCGTTTCTTTAACAGCCACTTCCAGCTCCGTTTCGCTCATGGTGGCGAAGCTGTTTTCCAAAGCGTTTTCGGTACGAGACATCAGATCGTCCCATTCGGTGGCGAATTCGATTTTCACCCGCTCGCGTACGGATTGCAAAGCCAGTTTCGACTCGTTGATGGCGTTTTGGAGTTCCATAACCAGCGCTTGGGCGTTTTCCCGCTCACGGGCCAACTCCCGGGCCTCATTTTCGGTTTTGTCCACCTCGCCTCTTAAACCGAAGTAATCTTTTTCTGCTTCCCGTACGAATTTCTCCACGCTTTCGCATTCCAGGCGAAGGTTTTCTATCGCTTCGTTATTCGATTCCTCGTCGCCCAAGTTGTCCAGCTCAGTTCGCGTATCGGCGATTTTCTGCTCGTCGTGGGCGAATGATTTGCGGAGCGTGTCGGCGGCGGCGCGCTTGAAGGCCATTTCTTTTTCCAGACTTTCCAGACCGTTTTCGTTTCGGTGAAAATCCAGATTGGCTTTGTTGAAAGCTTCCGACGCAAGCTCGAAGGCTCCGGAGGTTTCGTGAAGGGATTCGTCGAGGCGTTCTCGTTCCTCTTCCAGTATTTCCAGCTCGTCGTCGTTGCCGGCGCTGGCCGTGGCGGAAAGTTCTTTTTCGAGCTTCCCGATTCTTTCTTCAGCGTTTTCTTTGGCGTCGAGCGTCTCTTCGTAGTCTATATCCAAGCGTTCCTCTTTGGCGATGGCCACGGCCTTTTCGCTGTTGAGAGTGGAGGCTTGGCGTTGGAAATCGGTCAGTTCCTCCGAAAGATCGTCTTCTTTAAGTTCTTCGAGCGTTTCGGCCAGTTCCGCTTGCTGTTCCCGGAGTTGCCCGAGTTTTGTTTCCCTTGCCTCGGCCTGTTCCTTTAGCTTGCGAAGTTCGTCGGTGGCGGCGAGTCTGGAATTGTCTTCCGATACGCTTCCGCCACGCAAAACGCAACCCGAACGCCACAATGAACCGTCTTGGCTGAAAGATTTCGGTCCGGAATCTGAAATGGAGAAACCGGCGAGAAGTTGGGCCAATATCGGACGGTATTTTTCTTCGCAGGAGATATGCGAAAGCAGTTTGTTCGCTTCGCCGGGATTTGGCGTGGCCAGCTCGGTTACCAGAAATCCGGCCCGGCCCTTTCCGTTTTGTTTTAACGAAGTCAGGCTGGCTTTGGCTTCGGCTTCCGTTTCCACCACAAAGTAGTTGAGCCACGGCTCCAAATGGCTTTCTAGCGCGGGACGTATTTGTTCTTCGCAGATCAGAAGGTCGGAAAGAAGCGGATAGTTTTTCTCTTTGCGGATATTGCGGATAGCTTCGGGAAAGCCTTCGAGGTTTTCTGTCAAAGCGGTTTTTACCCTGATTTCGGCCCGTAGGGCGCCCAGAGCCGTTTCCGCTTGGGCGATTTCCTTTTCGATTTCTCGCAGGGAGAGTTCCGTCTTGGCGAAATCACGTTTTCTGAGCGTTTCGCTTTCCTCCAAGGCCTTGACCTGATCGTTTATCCCTGCCGATTTTCTTTCCAATTCCGATTTTATACGGCTGGCCTCTTCTCTTTCCCTGGAAAATCCCGAAAGCTTTACGGTCAAAGTCTCGGCTTCCTGTTTGGCGGTGGAAAGTCGCTGGGCGGTCAGTTCCTGATTTTTCTGTTTTTCGAATACTTGCTTGCGCAAAAATTCCCTTTTGGCGTCTATTCTGGCTATTTCGTCTTTCAGCCTCGCCACGTCCGCTTTTTGGCGCTCGTATTCCGATTTCGCCTGTTCCAGTTGGCGCTCGCTTTCCAAGTGCATCCGCTCCATGGAGGCCTGTTGCATTTCCAAGCCTTGGCAATCCTTGTCGGAATCGGCGAGTTCTTGGCTGCGCTTTGTCAGCCCGTCTTGCAGGTCGTGGAGTCTGGATTCGAGAAGCTTTTGCTTTTCGGCCCTGATCTTTTTTTCGTTTTCCAACTGGCCGAGTTTGGCCATGGACTCGTTCAGGGTCTTTTGCCTGGACGAAAGGAGTTTTTCCTTTTTCAGCGTCTCGGTTTTCATCGCCTCAAGCGCTGCCTGTTTTTCGGCGGTTTGCGTACCGATAATCGTCAGGCGGTCGTTTTCGGCGTCGGTTTTTTCGGTGAGCCTTCGTAGGGCTTTGTCCTTTTCCTCGGCCTGTTTTTTAGCCAGTTCCAGTCCGGCCTGTTTGTATTCTTCCTTTAGTCTGAAATAGCGTTGGGCCTGTTTGGCTTGCCGTTCCAGCGAACGCATGTTTTTCTCAATTTCGAAAAGAAGGTCCTCCACGCGTTCCAAATCGGCGTCGGCGTCTTTGAGTTTGCGCATGGTTTCCTTCTTGCGGACGCGGTATTTGGCCACGCCGGCGGCCTCTTCGAACAGCCCGCGCCGGGAGTTTTCCTTGTCGTTCAGCAGTTCGTCGACCATTTTCAGTTCGATGATCGAGTAGCTGTTCGAGGAGATTCCGGTGTCGAGAAAAAGGTTGGTGATGTCCTTGAGCCGGCAGGAGACGCCGTTGAGCAAGTATTCGCTTTCGCCCGTGCGGTAGTAGCGCCTGCCGATGGTGACGGTGCCGTATTCGGTGGGCAACAGGTTTTTGGTGTTTTTGAACGTCAGCGAGACTTCCGCCAAGTTTGTCGGGCGCCTGTTTTTTGTCCCGTTGAAAATCACGTTGTCCATCTTGTCCGAGCGCAGGGCTTTAGTTTTCTGTTCGCCCAAAACCCAGCGAATGGCGTCTATGACGTTGGATTTGCCACAGCCGTTCGGCCCGACGATGCCGGTAATGCCTTCGTTGAAGTTGATGACGGCGCGGTCGCCGAAGCTTTTGAATCCTCTGATCTCTAGTTTCGTCAGCTGCATAGACAGGAACGTGTTTTTTGCGGAGCCGGCGGACACTTCCGGCCGAACGGGCAAATATGCGAAAATAGGCGTAAGTTTCAAGCCCTGTTTGCGGGTATCGAAGGGCTTAGGGTTTCTTTTTGCGGAGCGGATCTTTGCTAAAGCGGACGGAAGGGCTTATTTTGCCGTAAGGCATCCGCTTTAAGCTGATTTTTGAAAAAAGAATTTATATGGACGATTTACAACTGATTTTTTATCTGGTAGTGGGCGGTATCGCGTTGCTTTCGAAAATTTTTTCCGCTTCGAAAAAAAAGCAGGAGGAACGGGATTACGGTGAGCAACAGGAAGGATATAACGAAACCAGCCAAGAGGAATGGGATAAGCTTCTTTCTGATTTTATCAATGAAAATGAAGCAGAAAAAGACAGCCAACTGGAAAACGGTACTCGGGAACTGGAGGACCATCCGGTAAGCGAAAGGTACGTGGAGGAGTTTGGCCGGGAAGAGTATAGGCCTTATACCGAATACGAGGAGGAAGAACACGAGCCTGAGCCGGTTCCGGCATCGCCATTTGCGGATTACCGTGAGCCGGAGCGCCCAGCTTGGACGGAAAAAGTGGAGACTGAGCAAGAGGAGATAATGACTGAACTTGCAGTTGCCCCAACACCAAAGAAAAGAAAAGCGGGAAAAGGGAACCGTTACAGGGATTTGCTTCGCCGAAAAGACACTTTGAGGGAAGCGGTAATCGCCAGCGAAATATTGAGGCCAAAGCATTTTTGAGGGAAGCGGTGAAATTCCCTTAAAATGAGGGGGAAAGTCTTCTAGCGAGAACAGGAGAAATAGAAACTCTTTTCCGGAACGAAAAAAAGACTATCTTGAATAATGGTTGATTCGTTCCGGACGGAATCGAAGGGCTGGAGAGCCCTTTTTTTCTATAACGATCCGTTTGGAGGGAATGATGGCCGATTTCATCTGACAACAACATCTAGGACATTTATTTTTTTTGCGAAAATGACGGACAGAAGATCATTTGTGAAAGCCTCGGCGTTAACCGGCTTGGGCGTTTCGATACTTCCGAATATGGGTTTCGGAAAATCCAGGAAGAAAAAGAAGGGTAGTGACGAAGGTAAAGCCCGAATCGGATTTATCGGTGTGGGGCTTCGCGGCACTTGGCACTTGGCTAACGCCCTGAAACGCGACGACGTTATCGTTCCGGCCGTATGTGATATCGACCCTGAGCGTATTCGCTTGGCGAAAGAGCGCCTTGAGAAAGCGGGCCAGAAAAAGGTGACTTTTTATACCGAAGGCGAAGACGCTTTCCGCAAGATGCTTACCGAAGAGGAGTTGGACGGCGTGATTATCTCCACTCCTTGGCTGTGGCATACGCCGATGGCCGTGGCCGCTATGAAGGCCGGGGTTTACGCGGGTGTGGAAGTGTCGGCCGCCACGACTATGGCCGAATGCTGGGATCTGGTGAACACTTTTGAGGAAACCGGAACACCATGTATGATTCTGGAAAACGTTTGCTACCGTCGCGATGTGATGGCCGCGCTGAATATGGTTCGCGAAGGACTGTTCGGCGAGATGGTTCACGCCCGTTGCGGATATATGCACGACTTGCGCCACGTGAAGTTTAACGACGGAAAGCAGCCTTACGGCGGTGGTGTGGAGTTTGGCGAAAAAGGCCTTTCCGAAGCTCGCTGGCGTACGCAACATTCCGTTCTCCGCGACGCCGACCTTTACCCGACGCACGGAATCGGGCCGATAGCCTTGATGATGGACATTAACCGCGGAAACCGCTTTATGTCGCTTACTTCGGCTTCTACAAAGTCGAGAGGTCTTCATGATTACATCGTAAAGCACGGCGGTAAGGACCACCCGAACGCAAAAGTGCGCTTTAAGCTAGGCGATGTGGTGACCTCCACTATCACTACGGCCAACGAGGAAACGATTATCGTAACGCACGACACTAACCTGCCACGTCCTTATTCTTTGGATTTCCGTGTACAGGGCACCGAGGGAATTTGGGAAAAAGACGCCAACAAGCTTTATATAGAAGGAAAGAGCAAGCCGCACCGCTGGGACGATTCGAAAGAATGGCTGAAGAAGTACGACCATCCGCTTTGGAAAAAGTACGAGGCCGAAGCCACCGGAGCCGGACATGGCGGTATGGATTTCTTTGTGCTCAACGCTTTTGTGGAGTGTGTGAAGCAGAAAATCGATCCGCCTTTGGACGCTTACGATTGCGCAGCTTGGAGCGCCATTACGCCTCTCTCCGAGGTTTCGATCGCTAACAATGGCGAACCGCAAGATTTCCCGGACTTCACGAGAGGAAAGTGGATCAAGCGCAAGCCTGTATACCCTAAGCAGGACGAGTATCTGTTCTAGTTTTTTGGTATCAGGTATTAAGTCTTAGGTATTGTATTGATGAATATACCTAAGACTTAATACCTAATACCATCAATCACTACAATTCGATTTCTACTTTTACGTAAGGATCCCAATTTTTGACTTCCGAAACTTTGCCTTTCAGGTTGTTGGGGTTGCCTATTCCGTAATATTCCAGTTTGGTTTGGCCTATTTGGCAGATTTTGGTGTCTTTCCACAAGCCAAAGCAGTAGGTCAGTTTTGAGTCGCCGATTTTGGCTATCATGCCCTTCTCGTCACCGAAGCGGTTGTAATCGATGTTGATATTGCCTATGCTTTTCACTTTCCCTTGGATATGGGAGAAGCCGTTCGGAGAAAAATAAGTGAACTGGATATCGCCGATGGATTTTAGCTTTCCCTGAAGATGCGTAGCCGCCCCGAGCCCGTAATAATCTACTTTGAGCCCCGCGATTTCCTTGAGTTTTCCCTCTTTGTAAAGCCCGGCCCCGACACCGTAGTAGCTTATCGCTCCCGTTCCTTGGGCTTTGGCGTTGACAGTTCCGTCAGGGTTTAGCTTGATTTTGAGAATGTTCCCGATGTTTGTGTAACTGAACTCTACGGCCGTCAGATTGCCTCTTTCGTTCAGGCGGTAGACCGTTGAGGTGGGAATGTTTCCGGCCAATAGTCCGAAGATTGGCAGGAGGGACAAAAACGCCGTTAAAGCGTGG
It encodes the following:
- a CDS encoding Smr/MutS family protein, giving the protein MGAFNIGDRVRLLKSNEEGVVTKINEKRATAEIEIEDGFQIEVLAKELVLISQEEKKHFGKSRTEEVSPGKKEKKNRYEAPELSADKGIFLAFFDHGNDLLSVYLINNTDYEVVYSASDLIQTSHKGIMAGSLLRKSKIKIREVNLKRFESWATMCFRFMFHSQDFFSKTEFFEKKLKFKASGFHKGKRLAPILEKEGYVFQLDVDAPKVDPEKLKESLTDKAKKAEPKEERHDVVKPPAVVDLHIEKLTDDHAFMSNSEMLKLQLKTFQDSLDNAIASGMGEITFIHGLGNGVLRDEIQKTLSKDTRIQFFQDAQKSRFGYGATLVRIF
- a CDS encoding Maf family nucleotide pyrophosphatase; translation: MTKKKIILASGSPRRQEMLRETGFGFTACAINADESFPDTLEASSVAEYLAVKKSNAYPAKLADDEVLITSDTVVILNDEILGKPEGPEEAKSMLRSLSGKRHKVMTGVCVRSSERYKSFASTTKVDFKELSDTEIDYYVEKYKPFDKAGAYGIQEWIGKVAVTGIEGSFYNVMGLPIDRLYKHLLDFGCQIS
- a CDS encoding acyl transferase, encoding MEVVEMIREYQNRVLGTNKADFENLALELYRFQSKYNPVYREYIQSLGRDPEKAKTLRDITFLPISFFKTHKVATGNWIPEKTFESSGTTGMETSKHHVFSLEFYLKIAEQIFQEFYGPLEEYSFLGLLPSYLERDNSSLVAMVKHFIDVSGHGGFYLNNHEALLEAVDNARKNGKKCFIIGVTFGLLDLAEQHDTDLSDCVIMETGGMKGRRKEMVRQEVHDFLGSAFNSPSIHSEYGMTELLSQAYSKGEGIFQTKGSMRILLRESTDPFSYINKGSGGINVIDLANVHSCCFIETQDIGRIHPDGQLEILGRFDNSDVRGCSLMAV
- the hemN gene encoding oxygen-independent coproporphyrinogen III oxidase; this translates as MQKESLIKKYNVPAPRYTSYPTVPFWDGDQPEKAEWFKAVKDTFDRTNRDKGISLYFHMPFCESLCTYCGCNKRITKNHSVEERYVAVVLKEWETYLKVLGERPLIQEIHIGGGTPTFFSPENYRWMFGEISKSADYGEGHDFSFEGHPNNTTEAHLEAFRELGFNRVSYGVQDFDLKVQQTINRIQPYKNVKIVTDASRKLGYESVNFDLVYGLPFQTLDVIRHTINKVAELMPDRIAFYSYAHVPWVSPGQRAYTEADLPSDSYKRELYELGKSMLLELGYKDIGMDHFALEHDDLYKAFKEERLHRNFMGYTTNQTELMIGMGCSSISDAKTAFAQNIKKVEDYEKAVNETDWAVYRGHFLSKEDSVIREAILELICHNTLALTPEIKETLDKAAWDQLEVFKKEGIITLEPERVSLTELGLPFIRNVCTVFDARLRRKKISEDKPIFSKSI
- a CDS encoding sigma-54 dependent transcriptional regulator → MPKILLIDDERSIRMTLKEILEYEDYAVIEAEDGQQGLEMLANEKYDAVLCDVRMPNMDGVQVLENARKMGIDCPFIMISAHGTIETAVEATKKGAFDFIQKPPDLNRLLLTMRNALDKTQLVKEVKVLKKRVLRQDQIIGRSAPIRRVFDSIEKVGPTEARVLITGPNGSGKELVAKAIHNKSPRSAKPMIEVNCAAIPAELIESELFGHEKGSFTSAVKQRKGKFELAQGGTLFLDEVGDMSLSAQAKVLRALQEKKITRVGGDKAINVDVRVLAATNKNLRDEIEKGNFREDLYHRLSVILIRVPPLKDRTDDIPLLVEKFLADIASEYRSPKRSIDNEAVDELKKSDWTGNIRQLRNVVERLVIMGGDTISVHDVQCYSDF